Proteins co-encoded in one Cupriavidus taiwanensis genomic window:
- a CDS encoding hybrid sensor histidine kinase/response regulator, giving the protein MKPQANRAPLILNVEDREGPRYVKSRILHRGGFSVIEAVTGHSALSLVRQHAPSLVLLSAKLPDISGLEVCRLLKEEPQTARTLVLLTSPGLAQSRQRVEALNCGADGYLVEPAEPEELLSSIQALLRLRGAEDAYHRTSRALHEHEDMFRQLAESLADVVWILDPSTRRLLFASSSLTTVCGYSAEQLMADPRRCLERVAPADRARVEAAVDSMLRDGSMDIEFTLALPGGEAREVRARAFPMRGRGGADDAEGAQAAAGGPPLRIAGICQDVTLQNRAGRTLRDEERRKDQFLAMLAHELRNPLAPLRSAADLLQQLAPTREDMFRARDIIGRQLHHLTRLVDELLDISRFNQGRITLRQDLVELRTALNTAVEAMRPVLDAYRHTLRLSLPEQPLPVRGDLVRLTQIFSNLLQNAAAYTPAGGVISVEASFDESAPETVPDAVSGGQVTVRVRDNGTGLSAALQRQLFDPLAPHDPAGEHDAPTEAAHSAFPHDGPGIGLTLVQKLVQLHGGTIRAFSAGPGQGSTFTVMLPVEPWQNWHPGSGKAGPRRSAPRRILVVDDNVDALEAMTMALQAMGHTVVTAPDGPSALARASDARPDLVLLDLGMPAMDGFETVRRLRALPELRGAKLVALTGFGQPEDRRRALAAGFDQHLVKPADLDALTRLLDELDQERA; this is encoded by the coding sequence ATGAAGCCGCAAGCCAACCGCGCCCCGCTGATCCTGAACGTCGAGGATCGCGAAGGACCCCGCTACGTCAAGAGCCGCATCCTGCATCGCGGTGGATTCTCGGTGATCGAAGCCGTCACCGGCCACTCGGCGTTATCGCTGGTGCGCCAGCACGCGCCGTCGCTGGTGCTGCTGTCGGCAAAGCTGCCCGATATCAGCGGCCTGGAAGTGTGCCGCCTGCTGAAAGAAGAGCCGCAGACGGCGCGCACGCTGGTGCTGCTGACCTCGCCCGGGCTGGCCCAGTCGCGCCAGCGCGTCGAGGCGCTGAACTGTGGCGCCGACGGCTACCTGGTCGAGCCCGCCGAACCCGAGGAACTGCTGTCCAGCATCCAGGCGTTGCTGCGCCTGCGCGGTGCCGAAGACGCCTATCACCGCACCTCGCGCGCCCTGCACGAGCATGAGGACATGTTCCGCCAGCTGGCCGAATCGCTGGCGGATGTGGTGTGGATCCTGGATCCGTCGACGCGGCGGCTGCTGTTCGCCAGTTCGTCGCTGACGACGGTGTGCGGCTACTCGGCCGAGCAGTTGATGGCCGACCCGCGCCGGTGCCTGGAACGCGTGGCGCCGGCCGACCGCGCGCGCGTGGAAGCCGCCGTGGACAGCATGCTGCGCGACGGCAGCATGGATATCGAATTCACCCTGGCCCTGCCCGGCGGCGAGGCGCGCGAAGTCCGCGCGCGCGCCTTTCCCATGCGCGGCCGTGGCGGCGCCGACGACGCCGAGGGCGCGCAAGCCGCGGCGGGCGGTCCGCCGTTGCGCATTGCGGGGATCTGCCAGGATGTGACGCTGCAGAATCGCGCCGGACGCACGCTGCGCGACGAGGAGCGGCGCAAGGACCAGTTCCTGGCGATGCTGGCGCATGAGCTGCGCAATCCGCTGGCGCCGCTGCGCAGTGCCGCCGACCTGCTGCAGCAGCTCGCGCCCACGCGCGAGGACATGTTCCGCGCGCGCGACATCATCGGCCGGCAGTTGCATCACCTGACCCGGCTGGTCGACGAGCTGCTCGATATCTCGCGCTTCAACCAGGGCCGCATCACCCTGCGGCAAGACCTGGTGGAACTGCGCACCGCGCTCAATACCGCGGTGGAAGCGATGCGTCCGGTGCTCGACGCCTACCGGCACACGCTGCGGCTGTCGCTGCCCGAACAGCCGCTGCCGGTGCGCGGCGACCTGGTGCGCCTGACGCAGATCTTCAGCAACCTGCTGCAGAACGCGGCCGCGTACACCCCGGCCGGCGGCGTGATCTCGGTCGAAGCCAGCTTCGACGAGAGCGCGCCGGAGACCGTGCCGGATGCGGTCTCGGGCGGGCAGGTCACGGTACGCGTGCGCGACAACGGCACCGGGCTGTCCGCGGCACTGCAGCGGCAACTGTTCGATCCGCTGGCCCCGCACGATCCGGCCGGGGAGCACGACGCCCCCACCGAGGCAGCGCACAGCGCCTTCCCGCATGACGGGCCGGGCATCGGCCTGACCCTGGTGCAAAAGCTGGTGCAGCTGCACGGCGGCACCATCCGCGCCTTCAGCGCCGGTCCGGGCCAGGGCAGCACCTTCACCGTAATGCTGCCGGTCGAGCCGTGGCAGAACTGGCATCCCGGTTCCGGCAAGGCCGGCCCGCGGCGCAGCGCGCCGCGCCGCATCCTGGTGGTGGACGACAACGTCGACGCGCTCGAGGCCATGACGATGGCGCTGCAGGCCATGGGGCACACCGTGGTGACCGCGCCCGACGGCCCCAGCGCGCTGGCGCGCGCCAGCGACGCGCGCCCGGACCTGGTGCTGCTGGACCTGGGCATGCCGGCCATGGACGGCTTTGAAACCGTGCGCCGGCTGCGCGCGCTGCCCGAACTGCGCGGCGCCAAACTGGTCGCGCTGACCGGCTTCGGCCAGCCCGAGGACCGCCGCCGCGCGCTGGCGGCGGGATTCGACCAGCATTTGGTCAAGCCCGCCGACCTGGACGCGCTGACGCGGCTGCTCGATGAGCTGGACCAGGAGCGCGCCTAG
- a CDS encoding FliC/FljB family flagellin encodes MAQVINTNSLSLMTQNNMNASQSSLNTAIQRLSSGLRINSAKDDAAGQAIANRFTANIRGLTQAQRNANDGISLAQTTEGALTEVNNNLQRIRELSVQAANGSNSASDLKSIQDEISQRLSEIDRTSQQTDFNGVKVLSGNAKPLTIQVGANDGETITIDLKQIDSSTLGLKGFSLSSNALNVGEAITQTNLGGTPKAANLSAAATDLGVAASSLSLHNVLDANGVATADFVVKSGDDYYSASVDDTTGAVVLNKADLTFTDPTNGVTAPTNLADQLVKVGVSSTGAVTAYATVQGRNFTLAASAKTNEGAAPVDDAATANIVLSGVGATPEFAGASTVNPLKKIDAALKIVDDLRSSLGAVQNRFDSTIANLGTTVTNLSSSRSRIQDADYATEVSNMTRAQILQQAGTSVLAQANQTTQNVLSLLR; translated from the coding sequence ATGGCGCAAGTCATTAACACCAATTCGTTGTCTCTGATGACTCAGAACAACATGAACGCTTCGCAATCGTCGCTGAACACGGCGATCCAGCGCCTGTCGTCGGGCCTGCGCATCAACAGCGCCAAGGACGACGCCGCCGGCCAGGCGATTGCGAACCGCTTCACCGCCAACATCCGCGGCCTGACGCAAGCCCAGCGCAACGCCAACGACGGCATCTCGCTGGCGCAGACCACCGAAGGCGCGCTGACCGAAGTCAACAACAACCTGCAGCGTATCCGTGAACTGAGCGTGCAGGCCGCCAACGGCTCGAACTCGGCTTCGGACCTGAAGTCGATCCAGGACGAAATCTCGCAGCGCCTGTCGGAAATCGACCGCACCTCGCAGCAGACCGACTTCAACGGCGTGAAGGTCCTGTCGGGCAACGCCAAGCCGCTGACCATCCAGGTTGGCGCCAACGACGGCGAAACCATCACCATCGACCTGAAGCAGATCGATTCGTCAACGCTGGGCCTGAAGGGCTTCAGCCTGAGCAGCAACGCCCTGAACGTTGGCGAAGCGATCACCCAGACCAACCTCGGTGGCACGCCGAAGGCAGCGAATCTGTCCGCAGCCGCAACGGATCTGGGCGTCGCTGCTAGCAGCCTTAGCCTGCACAATGTGCTGGATGCAAATGGCGTAGCCACCGCCGACTTCGTCGTCAAGTCCGGCGACGATTATTACTCCGCCTCCGTTGATGACACCACTGGTGCCGTCGTTCTGAACAAGGCCGACCTCACCTTCACTGACCCGACCAACGGCGTGACGGCTCCCACCAACCTTGCCGACCAACTGGTCAAGGTCGGTGTGAGCAGCACTGGTGCTGTGACCGCCTACGCTACTGTCCAGGGTCGTAACTTCACTCTTGCGGCAAGCGCGAAGACCAACGAGGGCGCTGCCCCGGTTGACGACGCCGCCACGGCCAACATCGTCCTGAGCGGCGTCGGCGCTACGCCCGAGTTCGCCGGCGCTTCGACGGTCAACCCGCTGAAGAAGATCGACGCGGCCCTGAAGATCGTTGACGACCTGCGCAGCTCGCTGGGTGCCGTGCAGAACCGCTTCGACTCGACCATCGCCAACCTGGGCACCACCGTGACCAACCTGTCCTCGTCGCGCTCGCGCATCCAGGACGCCGACTATGCCACGGAAGTGTCGAACATGACCCGCGCGCAGATCCTGCAACAGGCTGGCACCTCGGTCCTGGCGCAAGCCAACCAGACCACGCAGAACGTGCTGTCGCTGCTGCGTTAA
- a CDS encoding oxygenase MpaB family protein, giving the protein MSSVTDPAPGSARPQRRGPLQQFSARLREQAGAHVRALTRSNSGLSLDYDNPPGDPGLFGPEAVCWRVHADFPAMLAGGVSALLLQTLHPLALAGVWDHSSFRTDMQGRLGRTAQFIAGTTYGSRADAMALIDRVRRIHTGVSGVAPDGRPYAASDPALLTWVHVAEVSSFLAGYLRYVGPLGAAEQDRYYAEVARIAQLLGAADVPRSRADVAAYLESMRPALLASERTREVVRLVRKMPVANPLLQPAVSIMVDAGIALLPPWARRQLELDGPSVRRSAALAGMHVLAPALRWALGAGLAARARRRVARGAEARTG; this is encoded by the coding sequence TTGTCCAGCGTCACCGACCCCGCCCCGGGCAGCGCCAGGCCGCAGCGCCGCGGCCCGCTGCAGCAGTTCTCCGCGAGACTGCGTGAACAAGCCGGTGCGCACGTGCGCGCGCTGACCCGCAGCAACTCGGGCCTGAGCCTCGACTATGACAACCCGCCCGGCGACCCCGGCCTGTTCGGCCCGGAAGCGGTCTGCTGGCGCGTGCATGCGGATTTCCCTGCGATGCTGGCCGGCGGGGTCAGCGCGTTGCTGCTGCAGACCCTGCATCCGCTGGCATTGGCGGGGGTATGGGACCACTCCAGTTTTCGCACCGACATGCAGGGACGCCTCGGCCGCACCGCGCAATTCATTGCCGGCACCACCTATGGCAGCCGCGCGGACGCCATGGCGCTGATCGATCGGGTGCGGCGCATCCATACCGGCGTTTCCGGCGTGGCGCCGGACGGGCGCCCCTATGCGGCTTCGGACCCCGCACTGCTCACCTGGGTGCACGTGGCCGAGGTATCGAGCTTCCTGGCGGGCTATCTGCGCTATGTCGGCCCGCTCGGCGCTGCGGAGCAGGACCGCTATTACGCCGAGGTGGCCCGCATCGCGCAATTGCTCGGGGCGGCCGACGTGCCGCGCTCGCGCGCCGACGTGGCGGCCTATCTCGAATCCATGCGGCCCGCGCTGCTGGCCAGCGAGCGCACCCGCGAAGTGGTGCGGCTGGTCAGGAAGATGCCGGTGGCCAATCCGTTGCTGCAGCCGGCGGTCAGCATCATGGTCGACGCCGGCATCGCGCTGCTGCCACCCTGGGCGCGCCGCCAGCTCGAACTGGACGGGCCATCGGTGCGCCGCTCCGCTGCCTTGGCCGGCATGCATGTGCTCGCCCCGGCACTGCGCTGGGCGCTGGGCGCTGGCCTGGCCGCACGGGCCCGGCGACGCGTCGCGCGGGGCGCGGAGGCCCGGACGGGTTGA
- a CDS encoding BON domain-containing protein, whose product MRFSRTTARTLRMACAASALAAAAGSALALDKSGLIFVAADDAPVAPVNSAPGMPGRPDPATSAATSAANSAVTGADQARQSLEDSAITTKIKTRLLGTKELKATGIHVTTQQGAVEVSGTVPTQQQHALALKTIRSVEGVTSVNDKLKVSTR is encoded by the coding sequence ATGCGATTTTCCCGAACCACCGCGCGCACCCTGCGCATGGCCTGCGCCGCGTCGGCGCTGGCGGCGGCTGCCGGTAGCGCGCTGGCGCTCGACAAGAGCGGGCTGATCTTCGTTGCGGCCGACGATGCGCCGGTGGCACCGGTCAACTCGGCGCCGGGCATGCCCGGGCGCCCCGATCCGGCCACCAGCGCGGCCACCAGCGCGGCCAACAGCGCGGTGACCGGGGCCGACCAGGCCAGGCAAAGCCTCGAGGACAGCGCCATCACCACGAAGATCAAGACCCGGCTGCTCGGCACCAAGGAGCTCAAGGCCACCGGCATTCATGTGACGACGCAGCAGGGCGCGGTGGAGGTCAGCGGCACGGTGCCGACGCAGCAGCAGCATGCGCTTGCATTGAAGACGATTCGCAGCGTCGAGGGCGTGACGTCCGTGAATGACAAGCTAAAGGTGTCGACGCGCTGA
- a CDS encoding SDR family oxidoreductase, which yields MKPTLKRISSQVMVLTGASSGVGLVTARKAAQQGARLVLVARSEGSLHQLAEELREQGTEVITVVADVGRHEEVGKVAHAAIERFGGFDTWINNAGVTIFGRHCDVPLEDQRRLFDTNYWGTVHGSLAAAAHLRERGGAIINMGSEAADGPMPLQSAYSASQHAIKGFTDSLRLELEQEQAPVSVTLIKPAGLETPLAMHAKNFLDVEPRLPPPLYDPAMAADAILFAAENPRRELFVGAAAKAFSAAAYHAPHTFDRFMRRFMGRAQQTRHPAGPLEDNALYGSGSGLQERTGTRAALHSCPYTTTARYPMLTTALVVGASAAVAAMVQLRRR from the coding sequence ATGAAACCCACCTTGAAGAGAATCAGCTCGCAGGTCATGGTGCTGACCGGCGCCAGCAGCGGTGTTGGGCTGGTCACCGCGCGCAAGGCGGCGCAGCAGGGCGCGCGCCTGGTGCTGGTGGCGCGCAGCGAGGGGTCGCTGCACCAGCTGGCGGAAGAACTGCGCGAGCAGGGCACCGAAGTGATCACCGTGGTCGCTGACGTCGGCCGGCACGAAGAGGTCGGCAAGGTGGCGCATGCCGCGATCGAGCGCTTCGGCGGCTTCGATACCTGGATCAACAACGCCGGCGTGACCATCTTCGGCCGCCATTGCGATGTGCCGCTGGAAGACCAGCGCAGGCTCTTCGACACCAACTACTGGGGCACAGTGCATGGCTCGCTGGCGGCCGCGGCGCACTTGCGCGAGCGCGGCGGCGCCATCATCAACATGGGCAGCGAGGCCGCCGACGGCCCGATGCCGCTGCAGAGCGCCTACTCGGCCTCGCAGCATGCGATCAAGGGCTTCACCGATTCGCTGCGGCTGGAGCTGGAGCAGGAGCAGGCCCCGGTCAGCGTGACCCTGATCAAGCCCGCCGGCCTGGAAACCCCGCTGGCCATGCACGCCAAGAACTTCCTCGACGTCGAGCCGCGCCTGCCGCCGCCGCTGTATGACCCCGCCATGGCCGCCGACGCGATCCTGTTCGCCGCGGAAAACCCGCGCCGCGAGCTGTTCGTCGGCGCCGCGGCCAAGGCCTTCTCGGCCGCCGCGTACCATGCGCCGCACACCTTCGATCGCTTCATGCGCCGCTTCATGGGGCGCGCGCAGCAGACCCGCCATCCGGCCGGCCCGCTGGAGGACAATGCGCTCTACGGCAGCGGCAGCGGCCTGCAGGAACGCACCGGCACCCGCGCCGCGCTGCATTCATGCCCGTACACCACCACCGCGCGCTACCCCATGCTGACCACCGCGCTGGTGGTCGGCGCCTCGGCCGCGGTCGCGGCGATGGTCCAGCTGCGCCGCCGCTAG
- the ligD gene encoding DNA ligase D, with the protein MPAALEKYRRMRDFGATPEPSGAAARAAPRQRAAALSFVIQKHAARRLHYDFRLELGGTLKSWAVPKGPSLDPADKRMAVHVEDHPMDYAGFEGVIPAGHYGAGTVIVWDRGTWVPVGDPEAGYRSGKLKFELRGEKLHGQWTLVRMHGSRQKEQDAWLLIKERDDAAVPASEFDVVEAMPDSVLGGTQRKSAARRTGAGKAAEPAAADRSTTPAAHDAIRALKPPPDATRAALPLALAPQLATLVDKPPPDAAAWRYEIKFDGYRLLARVDGKDVRLFTRQGHDWTSKLRALARDVGALGLPDGWLDGEIVVLGKHGETDFQALQNAFDTSRVEAIQYFAFDLPYFAGHDLRKVPLVERRALLRRIFQHNTSPRLQFSEDFEASAGDMLDAACRMKLEGVIGKRVDSGYVSARSNTWIKLKCTLRQEFVVAGFTDPKGSRNGIGSLLLGVHDSGGRLRYAGNVGTGFDTRTLDALRAQLDALRADASPFHTVPAGVRGHWVKPRLVAEVSFGSWTREGRVRHAVFHGLRTDKPAGAVSVEQAAAPAGKGKAAATTRDRPAGRPAPGSKAGAAKRQTAVGGKVSISHAERVIDAGSGLTKGELVRYYERAAPLMLPHLRGRPIAMVRAPSGVGGEQFFQRHSDTLRVDGLNVLDPGLWPGHPALLEIASAEALVAAAQLNVVEFHTWNASKRSIDRPNRIIFDLDPGEGVPWAQVQEAAALMKALLDELGLASFLKTSGGKGLHVVVPVTPRAGWDELKDFARDVVLHVAATLPQRFVAKSGARNRVGKIFIDYLRNGMGATTVAAFSARARPGLGVSIPVAWEELDTLTSAAQWTVANVEARLDALEAADPWADYAGTRQAITRAAARLARAG; encoded by the coding sequence ATGCCCGCGGCGCTGGAAAAATACCGCCGCATGCGCGACTTCGGCGCCACGCCCGAGCCCAGCGGCGCCGCTGCCCGCGCCGCACCGCGCCAGCGCGCCGCGGCGCTGTCGTTCGTGATCCAGAAGCATGCGGCGCGGCGGCTGCACTACGATTTCCGGCTGGAGCTGGGCGGCACGCTCAAGAGCTGGGCCGTGCCCAAGGGGCCCAGCCTGGACCCCGCCGACAAGCGCATGGCGGTCCATGTGGAAGACCATCCGATGGACTACGCCGGCTTCGAGGGCGTGATTCCGGCCGGTCACTATGGCGCCGGCACGGTGATCGTCTGGGACCGCGGCACATGGGTCCCGGTCGGCGACCCCGAGGCCGGCTACCGCAGCGGCAAGCTCAAGTTCGAGCTGCGCGGCGAAAAGCTGCACGGCCAATGGACCCTGGTGCGCATGCATGGCAGCCGGCAGAAAGAGCAGGACGCCTGGCTGCTGATCAAGGAGCGCGACGACGCCGCGGTGCCGGCGTCGGAGTTCGACGTGGTCGAGGCCATGCCCGACAGCGTGCTGGGCGGCACCCAGCGCAAGTCCGCGGCCAGGCGCACCGGCGCCGGCAAGGCGGCAGAGCCGGCCGCAGCGGACCGATCGACGACACCGGCAGCGCATGACGCCATCCGCGCGCTGAAGCCGCCGCCCGACGCGACGCGTGCGGCGCTGCCGCTGGCGCTGGCGCCGCAGCTGGCGACCCTGGTCGACAAGCCGCCGCCCGACGCCGCCGCCTGGCGCTACGAGATCAAGTTCGACGGCTACCGGCTGCTGGCGCGCGTCGACGGCAAGGATGTGCGGCTGTTCACGCGCCAGGGCCATGACTGGACCAGCAAGCTGCGCGCGCTGGCGCGCGATGTCGGCGCGCTGGGCCTGCCCGACGGCTGGCTCGACGGCGAGATCGTAGTGCTCGGCAAGCACGGCGAGACCGACTTCCAGGCCTTGCAGAATGCCTTCGATACCTCGCGCGTCGAAGCCATCCAGTATTTTGCCTTCGACCTGCCCTACTTCGCCGGCCATGACTTGCGCAAGGTGCCGCTGGTGGAGCGCCGCGCGCTGCTGCGCCGGATCTTCCAGCACAACACCTCGCCGCGACTGCAGTTCAGCGAAGACTTCGAAGCCAGCGCCGGCGACATGCTCGACGCCGCTTGCCGCATGAAGCTGGAAGGCGTGATCGGCAAGCGCGTGGATTCCGGCTACGTCAGCGCGCGCAGCAATACGTGGATCAAGCTCAAATGCACCTTGCGCCAGGAATTCGTGGTGGCGGGCTTTACCGATCCCAAGGGCAGCCGCAATGGCATCGGCTCGCTGCTGCTGGGCGTGCACGACAGTGGCGGGCGCCTGCGCTATGCCGGCAATGTCGGCACCGGCTTCGACACCCGCACGCTCGACGCGCTGCGCGCGCAGCTGGATGCGCTGCGCGCCGATGCGTCGCCATTCCACACGGTGCCGGCCGGCGTGCGCGGGCATTGGGTCAAGCCCAGGCTGGTGGCCGAAGTCTCGTTCGGCAGCTGGACCCGCGAAGGCCGGGTGCGCCATGCGGTGTTCCACGGCCTGCGCACCGACAAGCCCGCCGGCGCGGTTTCGGTCGAGCAGGCGGCGGCGCCCGCGGGCAAGGGCAAGGCCGCAGCCACGACGCGGGACAGGCCAGCAGGCAGGCCTGCGCCCGGCTCAAAGGCGGGCGCAGCAAAGCGCCAGACCGCGGTGGGCGGCAAGGTCTCGATCAGCCACGCCGAGCGCGTGATCGATGCCGGGTCGGGCCTGACCAAGGGCGAACTGGTGCGCTACTACGAACGCGCCGCGCCGCTGATGCTGCCGCACCTGCGCGGACGACCGATTGCGATGGTGCGGGCGCCATCGGGCGTGGGCGGAGAGCAGTTCTTCCAGCGCCACAGCGACACGCTGCGCGTGGACGGCCTCAACGTGCTGGATCCCGGCCTGTGGCCCGGACATCCCGCACTGCTGGAGATCGCCTCCGCCGAGGCGCTGGTCGCGGCCGCGCAGCTCAACGTGGTGGAATTCCATACCTGGAATGCGAGCAAGCGCAGCATCGACCGGCCCAACCGCATCATCTTCGACCTCGACCCCGGCGAGGGCGTGCCGTGGGCACAGGTGCAGGAGGCGGCCGCGCTGATGAAGGCGCTGCTGGACGAGCTCGGTCTGGCCAGCTTCCTCAAGACCAGCGGCGGCAAGGGCCTGCACGTGGTGGTGCCGGTGACGCCGCGCGCGGGCTGGGACGAGCTGAAGGATTTCGCGCGCGACGTGGTGCTGCATGTGGCCGCGACGCTGCCGCAGCGCTTCGTCGCCAAGAGCGGCGCGCGCAACCGGGTCGGCAAGATTTTCATCGATTACCTGCGCAACGGCATGGGCGCCACCACGGTGGCGGCGTTCTCGGCGCGCGCGCGGCCCGGGCTGGGCGTTTCGATTCCGGTCGCGTGGGAGGAACTGGACACATTGACCAGCGCCGCGCAATGGACCGTCGCCAACGTCGAAGCCCGGCTGGACGCGCTGGAGGCGGCCGACCCGTGGGCGGACTACGCCGGCACCCGGCAGGCCATCACGCGCGCCGCGGCACGGCTGGCCCGGGCCGGCTAG
- a CDS encoding Ku protein, with protein sequence MSRIIWKGAIAFGLVNIPVVLRPASRSQSLDLDLLDVRDMAPVGYQRINKSTGKPVDKEHIVKGYQYAKDEYVLLNEEDFRRANVEATQTVDIVSFVDAESIPPYYFDTPYYLEPDKRGERGYALLHETMRRTGKAALALVVLRARQHLAAMLVHDDALVLNTMRFADEVLPIAELRLPKAASGKPTGAHAREIEMATKLVDDMTEEWAPEQYRDTYRDDLMARIEEKIESGKTHQLTPPAEEEEAPRQGAKVIDMVALLRQSLGKRGKGKQEDETEAETEAEAEPARRKPPARHAAARKQPAAKRTSATPAKRTRSTGTKTAGSKRAPAKGESHAPAARKSAGTTGRKRAA encoded by the coding sequence GTGTCTCGCATCATCTGGAAAGGCGCCATCGCCTTCGGTCTCGTCAACATCCCCGTCGTCCTGCGCCCCGCGTCGCGCAGCCAGTCGCTCGATTTGGACCTGCTAGACGTGCGCGACATGGCCCCGGTAGGCTACCAGCGCATCAACAAGAGCACTGGCAAGCCGGTCGACAAGGAGCATATCGTCAAGGGCTACCAGTACGCCAAGGACGAGTACGTGCTGCTCAACGAGGAAGATTTCCGCCGGGCCAATGTCGAGGCCACGCAGACCGTGGACATCGTCAGCTTTGTCGATGCCGAGAGCATTCCGCCGTACTACTTCGACACCCCGTACTACCTCGAGCCCGACAAGCGGGGCGAGCGCGGCTATGCCCTGCTGCACGAAACCATGCGCCGCACCGGCAAGGCCGCGCTGGCACTGGTGGTGCTGCGCGCGCGCCAGCACCTGGCGGCGATGCTGGTGCACGACGATGCGCTGGTGCTGAACACCATGCGCTTCGCCGACGAGGTGCTGCCGATCGCCGAGCTGCGCCTGCCCAAGGCCGCCAGCGGCAAGCCCACCGGCGCGCACGCGCGCGAGATCGAGATGGCCACCAAGCTGGTCGACGACATGACCGAGGAGTGGGCGCCGGAGCAGTACCGCGACACCTACCGCGACGACCTGATGGCGCGCATCGAGGAAAAGATCGAGTCCGGCAAGACCCACCAGCTGACCCCGCCCGCGGAAGAGGAAGAAGCCCCGCGCCAGGGCGCCAAGGTCATCGACATGGTGGCGCTGCTGCGCCAGAGCCTGGGCAAGCGCGGCAAGGGCAAGCAGGAAGACGAGACTGAGGCCGAGACCGAAGCCGAAGCCGAGCCGGCGCGCCGCAAGCCCCCCGCGCGGCACGCCGCCGCACGCAAGCAGCCCGCCGCGAAGCGCACCAGCGCCACGCCGGCCAAGCGCACGCGCAGTACCGGCACAAAAACCGCAGGCAGCAAGCGCGCGCCCGCCAAGGGTGAATCGCATGCGCCAGCCGCGCGCAAGAGCGCCGGCACGACCGGCAGAAAGCGCGCAGCCTGA
- a CDS encoding RNA chaperone Hfq encodes MKKKEIRPKQTSRRQLQSQQFAAYRITQSPVIVHLSNGARLHGLVLAADDFVLLLGRRPDDAQPTVVYKRAICLVMSADATEAAVVAPELAATPDFVPLYIPRTRKRR; translated from the coding sequence GTGAAGAAGAAGGAAATCCGGCCCAAGCAAACCAGCCGACGGCAACTGCAGTCCCAGCAATTCGCCGCCTATCGCATCACCCAGTCCCCGGTGATCGTGCACCTGTCCAACGGCGCCCGGCTGCACGGGCTGGTGCTGGCCGCCGACGATTTCGTGCTGCTGCTCGGCCGGCGCCCCGACGACGCCCAGCCCACGGTGGTCTACAAGCGCGCCATCTGCCTGGTGATGTCGGCGGATGCGACCGAGGCGGCAGTGGTGGCGCCGGAGCTTGCCGCCACGCCGGACTTTGTTCCGCTTTATATTCCGCGCACGCGCAAGCGCCGCTAG
- a CDS encoding flagellar protein FlaG: MALLPTVNPTAVRLPSDAPAHGTTASPARAGLRAPEEDALNGPAQAGAASAAIGELVEAFRTTSIGLRFEIDEATHRVVTKVIDKETGDLIRQMPTEEVLRIARAIDKLQGLFVSQAA; this comes from the coding sequence ATGGCGCTTCTTCCCACCGTGAACCCGACCGCAGTGCGCCTGCCGTCCGACGCGCCGGCCCACGGCACGACGGCAAGCCCCGCACGCGCCGGCCTGCGCGCGCCGGAAGAAGACGCCCTCAATGGCCCGGCACAGGCCGGGGCCGCCTCCGCCGCGATCGGCGAGCTGGTCGAAGCGTTCAGGACCACCTCGATCGGCCTGCGCTTCGAGATCGACGAGGCCACGCACCGCGTCGTCACCAAGGTGATCGACAAGGAAACCGGCGACCTGATCCGGCAGATGCCCACCGAAGAAGTGCTGCGCATCGCCCGCGCCATCGACAAGCTGCAGGGGCTGTTCGTCAGCCAGGCGGCCTGA